In Euphorbia lathyris chromosome 10, ddEupLath1.1, whole genome shotgun sequence, a single genomic region encodes these proteins:
- the LOC136208480 gene encoding putative pentatricopeptide repeat-containing protein At3g13770, mitochondrial: MSCCFCTFTRHLSHSTFTRQFSFSPFPPIQHTLNSLCTQGLLRQALLEMAIQGPAMLFDGYNTLLNECIKKKAIREGQRVHSHIIKTLYFPPVYLRNRLIVFYNKCDCLADARYVFDEMRERDVVSWTALISAYSQRGLCFEAMHLFLQMLRSGTEPNEFTFATVLTSCIGASGFELGRQIHSLLIKYNCESHIFVGSSLLDMYAKAGRILEARGVFESLPERDVVSCTAIISGYAQLGLDEEALELFRRLQREGMSSNYVTYASLLTALSGLAALDHGKQVHNHVLRCQLPFFVVLQNSLIDMYSKCGNLDYSRRIFDSMPERTVISWNAMLVGYSKHGMGSEVVELYKLMREENKVKPDSVTLLAVLSGCSHGGMEEKGLEFFDEMLKGKYGVKPEKEHYGCVVDLFGRAGRVEEAFEFIKKMPYEPTAAIWGSLLGACRVHSNIDIGTFVGHQLLQIEPENAGNYVILSNLYASAGRWEDVRKLRELMTGKAVTKEPGRSWIELEQTLHTFHASDRSHPRREEIKEKVREVSVKFKEYGYVPDLSCVLYDVDEEQKEKILQGHSEKLALAFGLIASPERVTIRVIKNLRICVDCHNFAKFISEVYGRQVCVRDKNRFHHIVGGICSCGDYW; encoded by the exons ATGTCATGTTGCTTCTGCACATTTACAAGACACCTATCCCATTCCACATTTACCCGCCAATTCTCTTTCTCCCCCTTCCCGCCAATACAACACACTTTAAACTCACTATGCACCCAAGGCCTCCTTCGACAGGCCTTGTTAGAAATGGCTATTCAAGGACCTGCAATGCTATTTGATGGCTACAACACTCTTCTAAACGAGTGTATTAAAAAGAAGGCCATTCGAGAAGGCCAAAGGGTCCATTCCCACATCATCAAAACTCTTTATTTTCCACCTGTTTATTTGAGAAACAGGTTGATTGTTTTCTATAATAAGTGTGACTGTTTGGCTGATGCAAGATATGTGTTCGATGAAATGCGTGAGAGGGATGTGGTTTCTTGGACTGCCTTGATTTCTGCTTATTCTCAGCGAGGGTTATGCTTTGAAGCTATGCATCTTTTTCTGCAGATGCTGCGATCAG GTACAGAGCCAAATGAGTTCACATTTGCTACTGTACTAACTTCTTGTATTGGTGCTTCTGGGTTTGAGCTTGGAAGGCAAATTCATTCTCTCTTAATCAAGTATAATTGTGAATCCCATATATTTGTTGGCAGCTCACTTCTTGACATGTATGCCAAAGCAGGCAGAATCCTCGAAGCTCGGGGTGTTTTTGAGAGCTTACCAGAAAGGGATGTTGTGTCTTGCACTGCAATAATTTCAGGTTACGCCCAACTCGGTCTTGATGAGGAAGCATTAGAACTATTCCGGAGATTGCAAAGAGAAGGAATGAGTTCAAATTATGTTACTTACGCTAGTTTGTTAACCGCGTTATCTGGTCTTGCTGCATTAGATCATGGAAAACAAGTTCACAATCATGTCCTTAGATGTCAATTGCCCTTTTTTGTTGTTCTTCAGAATTCTCTGATTGATATGTACTCAAAATGTGGTAACCTTGATTACTCTAGGAGGATCTTCGATAGCATGCCTGAACGAACGGTTATCTCATGGAATGCGATGCTAGTTGGGTACTCGAAACATGGAATGGGAAGCGAAGTGGTTGAGCTATATAAATTGATGCGAGAAGAAAATAAAGTTAAACCGGACAGTGTAACGTTGTTGGCTGTTCTATCTGGCTGCAGCCATGGAGGAATGGAAGAGAAAGGGCTTGAATTCTTTGATGAGATGTTGAAAGGGAAGTACGGGGTCAAACCAGAGAAAGAACATTACGGATGTGTCGTTGATTTGTTTGGGCGAGCAGGGAGAGTTGAAGAGGCTTTTGAATTCATCAAAAAGATGCCTTATGAACCAACTGCAGCCATTTGGGGTTCACTTTTAGGTGCTTGCAGAGTTCACTCGAATATAGACATAGGCACATTTGTCGGTCATCAACTCTTACAAATAGAGCCAGAGAATGCTGGAAATTACGTCATTCTATCGAATCTATACGCTTCTGCAGGGAGATGGGAAGATGTGAGGAAATTAAGGGAATTAATGACGGGTAAGGCTGTGACGAAAGAGCCAGGAAGAAGTTGGATAGAACTTGAGCAAACTCTGCATACTTTTCATGCGAGTGATCGGTCTCATCCAAGAAGGGAGGAGATAAAAGAAAAAGTGAGGGAAGTATCAGTGAAGTTCAAGGAATATGGATATGTTCCTGATTTGAGCTGTGTATTGTATGATGTGGATGAAGAGCAGAAGGAGAAAATACTTCAGGGACATAGTGAGAAACTTGCATTGGCTTTTGGTCTCATTGCTAGTCCTGAGAGAGTCACTATCCGTGTGATAAAAAACCTTAGGATATGTGTTGATTGTCACAATTTTGCCAAGTTTATATCAGAGGTTTATGGAAGACAAGTTTGTGTAAGGGATAAAAATAGGTTTCATCATATTGTTGGTGGAATTTGTTCTTGTGGTGACTATTGGTGA
- the LOC136209166 gene encoding uncharacterized protein — MKSSIFQLITPLILHHFFQSDHHTSLASTLIQLPLQSITLSVADFGAKGDGVHYDTLAIQSAIDTCPSTTCNVTFPPGTYLTATIRLKSKVILHIQEGATLLGGTKIDDYAKEFDRWYVVLAENATDVGITGGGVVDGQGLKFVQRFSEVKNVMVSWNKTGACLGDECRPRLVGFIGCRNVWIWNIRLREPAYWCLHIVRCHNISVHDMSIYGDFNTPNNDGIDIEDSNNTVITRCHIDTGDDAICPKTYTGPLYNLTATNCWIRTKSSAIKFGSASWYDFKGLVFDNITIVDSHRGLGFQIRDGGNVSDITFSNINISTRYYDPSWWGRAEPIYVTTCPRDSNAKEGSISNLLFINITATAENGVFLSGSKGGLLSNLRFINMNFTYRRWTKYAGGMVDYRPGCQGLVNHSAAGIIMEHIEGFEVENVNMRWSHTEQEQWDTPLDFRPSTVNNISFFNFHSSLYKQ, encoded by the exons ATGAAGAGTTCAATTTTCCAATTAATTACTCCCCTAATCCTTCATCATTTTTTCCAATCCGATCACCACACCTCACTAGCCTCCACTCTCATCCAACTCCCACTTCAATCTATCACACTTTCCGTCGCCGATTTCGGCGCCAAAGGCGACGGTGTTCACTACGACACTCTAGCCATCCAATCCGCTATCGACACCTGTCCTTCCACCACCTGCAACGTCACCTTCCCGCCGGGAACCTACTTAACCGCCACCATCCGCCTCAAGTCAAAAGTCATACTACATATCCAAGAAGGTGCTACTTTATTAGGCGGCACCAAGATCGATGACTACGCTAAGGAGTTCGACAGATGGTATGTCGTTTTGGCGGAAAACGCTACTGATGTGGGGATCACCGGTGGAGGTGTGGTCGATGGGCAAGGGTTGAAGTTCGTGCAGAGATTTAGTGAGGTGAAGAATGTTATGGTTAGTTGGAATAAAACTGGTGCTTGTTTGGGAGATGAGTGTAGGCCGAGGCTTGTTGGATTCATTGGCTGTAGAAATGTCTGGATTTGGAATATTCGACTCCGGGAACCGGCGTATTGGTG CTTGCACATAGTTCGGTGCCATAATATCTCTGTCCATGATATGTCCATATATGGCGACTTCAATACACCTAACAACGATGGGATTGATATAGAGGATTCAAATAATACGGTCATTACAAGATGCCATATTGATACAGGAGATGATGCTATCTGCCCAAAGACATATACTGGCCCTCTTTATAATTTGACTGCAACCAACTGTTGGATTCGAACAAAATCTTCAGCAATCAAGTTCGGGAGTGCTAGTTGGTATGATTTTAAGGGTCTGGTATTTGACAATATCACTATTGTTGATTCTCACAGAGGGCTTGGGTTCCAGATACGTGATGGAG GAAATGTGAGTGATATAACTTTCTCAAACATAAATATCAGCACAAGATACTACGATCCATCATGGTGGGGAAGAGCAGAGCCTATATATGTGACAACCTGCCCGAGGGACTCAAATGCAAAAGAGGGATCCATATCAAACTTACTTTTCATTAACATAACAGCAACTGCTGAAAATGGTGTCTTCTTATCAGGTTCTAAAGGTGGCTTGTTAAGTAACTTGAGATTCATTAACATGAATTTCACGTACCGAAGATGGACGAAATACGCGGGAGGAATGGTAGACTATAGACCTGGTTGCCAGGGTTTAGTTAATCACAGTGCAGCTGGGATAATCATGGAACACATTGAAGGATTTGAAGttgagaatgtaaatatgagaTGGTCTCATACTGAACAAGAGCAGTGGGATACTCCTCTGGATTTCAGGCCCTCCACTGTAAATAACATTTCCTTTTTCAATTTCCATTCTAGCTTATATAAACAATGA
- the LOC136209162 gene encoding transcription factor bHLH48-like → MEPQIVPGPRSTLTRPLPDDTGLDSLQFGDDIQHLISVPTENASSFTALLELPPNQAMELLHSPDLSLRTRPVVEPLHQKPFLQPDFNASNLTFPTNSGLIERAARFSVFAGDSLNIISNNSPETISVPSNSSANLEKVVKCEPTEAESFLNASQPLGSDPTTAVENGEHNQRPAKRKEREKKVKSSTKKSKSSANDNSEDAEKLPYVHVRARRGQATDNHSLAERARREKINARMKLLQELVPGCNKISGTALVLDEIINHVQSLQRQVEFLSMRLAAVNPRIDFNIDSLLAAESGSLMDSNVHSMVSPLMWPEVQVNGNRQHYQQQWHLDALHPPVWGREEDGYNFITPENSLLSYDSSANSASLHSNQLKMEQ, encoded by the exons ATGGAGCCACAAATTGTGCCTGGACCTAGATCTACCCTTACGAGACCTCTACCTGATGACACCGGACTTGACTCTCTTCAATTTGGTGACGATATTCAGCATTTAATTTCGGTGCCGACGGAAAATGCTAGCTCTTTCACTGCTCTTCTCGAATTGCCGCCCAATCAGGCTATGGAGCTTCTCCATTCGCCCGATTTAAGTCTCAGAACCCGACCCGTTGTAGAACCGCTCCATCAGAAACCGTTTTTACAGCCTGACTTCAATGCTTCGAATTTAACCTTTCCTACTAACAGTGGTTTGATAGAGCGAGCTGCGAGATTCTCTGTGTTCGCCGGGGATAGTTTGAACATTATTAGCAACAATTCGCCGGAGACGATCTCGGTACCGTCGAATTCCAGCGCGAATCTCGAGAAAGTCGTCAAATGCGAACCCACGGAGGCCGAATCATTTCTCAATGCGTCACAACCATTGGGTTCTGATCCGACGACTGCGGTGGAGAACGGGGAACATAATCAGAGGCCTGCAAAGAGAAAGGAGCGAGAAAAGAAG GTTAAAAGCTCAACAAAGAAGAGTAAAAGTTCTGCAAATGACAACTCTGAAGATGCGGAGAAGCTTCCTTACGTCCATGTTCGTGCTCGTCGTGGACAAGCAACAGATAACCATAGCCTGGCAGAAAGA gcAAGGAGAGAGAAGATCAATGCAAGGATGAAGCTGCTTCAAGAGCTGGTCCCAGGCTGCAACAAG atatctggaacAGCTTTGGTATTGGATGAAATAATCAACCATGTTCAATCACTACAACGCCAGGTCGAG TTCTTGTCGATGAGACTTGCAGCGGTTAACCCAAGAATTGATTTCAATATTGACAGCCTATTGGCAGCAGAA AGTGGATCTCTAATGGACAGTAATGTCCACAGCATGGTTTCGCCTCTAATGTGGCCAGAAGTTCAAGTTAACGGAAACAGACAACATTATCAACAGCAATGGCACTTGGATGCTCTTCATCCGCCTGTTTGGGGAAGAGAAGAAGACGGCTACAACTTCATTACTCCGGAAAACTCCCTTTTGAGTTATGACTCATCGGCCAATTCAG CCTCTCTTCACTCTAATCAACTGAAAATGGAGCAGTGA